One window of Verrucomicrobiia bacterium genomic DNA carries:
- a CDS encoding DNRLRE domain-containing protein, which yields MRRSRQLACRFIFIFCLLVHASSSHAWRSVLYPADWSAPDNVLRFETNKMIQDFSYAGFRAGTEPLPEIGGPIFDVTAAPFLADKTGKTNVTAAIQTAIDAAQASGGGVVWLPAGVYAVSPQGPNTYALRINSSNIVLRGAGTTETFVLNTATNMRGKSILLINGPSGAGFYATGNPPVPLSRDLLGPTTMIPMASTAGFAAGQWITLRADATDDWVTEHSETSWLGYANSLRGIAYFRQIIAVDHKNSTLTLNVPTRYYLKTRDNARVTRLNSGPITGTGLENFSIGNVQHAGIGWNESDYTIPGTAGHDVHDSFAIRLVRARDSWIRNVSTFQPPGNTATCHLLSNGILINDCTQVTLTNCHLQRSQYGGGGGNGYMFRLSNSSEILLQDCRATFTRHGFVLSQMAATGNVFNRCIDKDTGHQTGLTGSQATSGRNSDHHMHFSHANLIDACTGDSSVWEARYRPYGSAPLHNLTAAHSVFWNTRGIGSGAAHVVQSEQSRYGYVIGTQGSRTGVSLGTFGGSKCFPVDHVEGAGTGETLEPYSLYQDQVARRLTGPRASLGEPRILGFPTNSLILPLTVSMGGTNVNAADLDVHWRVVAADGTVLFSNVNSPAPQVTFSARGTNDLEATVSANGFSSSARIRVILLPAETERSASYSPEADAYVRDGAFADDNFGSEPTLHLKQHSTPGFNRCSFLNFRIPRTEYDRAVLELAARTAPPTEGLRLALHSVTNTWLEDSITWNNQPVIGDVLADWAAAENSLERIDVSASAQPDPEGFLAFRFGLLISSAPSDTVYSFASRESADLPGPRLELIWTNAAFSYLDWTNHLEGAGTPAENPDADAWTNAAEYLFGLNPFVPDPPSVLGLEATAMGLVLTYPQRRRWPPGSFYVIETASSLHAPWLPAEGVQFNLLEALDDTVRVAAIIPRADESQRFYRFSVILRFNNNQL from the coding sequence ATGAGACGAAGCCGCCAGCTTGCCTGCCGATTCATTTTCATCTTCTGCCTTCTAGTCCACGCGAGCTCAAGCCATGCGTGGCGCAGTGTGTTGTATCCGGCGGATTGGAGCGCTCCAGATAATGTCCTGCGCTTCGAGACCAACAAGATGATCCAGGATTTCTCCTATGCCGGATTTCGAGCGGGAACTGAACCGTTGCCGGAAATTGGCGGGCCGATTTTTGACGTCACGGCCGCGCCGTTTCTGGCGGATAAGACCGGAAAAACGAATGTCACCGCCGCGATCCAAACAGCCATTGATGCGGCACAGGCATCCGGCGGGGGAGTTGTGTGGCTTCCGGCTGGTGTGTATGCAGTCAGCCCGCAGGGCCCGAACACTTACGCGCTGCGCATCAACTCATCCAACATCGTTCTCCGAGGCGCCGGCACGACGGAAACATTTGTTCTCAACACCGCCACGAACATGCGGGGAAAAAGCATCCTGCTGATCAACGGCCCCTCGGGCGCCGGATTCTATGCGACAGGAAATCCGCCCGTGCCCCTCTCACGCGATCTCCTCGGCCCAACCACGATGATTCCAATGGCCAGCACGGCGGGATTCGCGGCAGGACAATGGATCACCTTGCGCGCGGATGCGACGGACGATTGGGTGACGGAACACAGTGAAACATCCTGGCTTGGCTATGCGAATAGCCTGCGCGGGATCGCTTACTTTCGACAGATCATCGCAGTGGACCACAAGAATTCCACACTGACGCTGAACGTGCCGACTCGTTACTATCTGAAGACCCGCGACAACGCGAGAGTGACGCGCCTTAATTCGGGTCCGATCACAGGGACCGGCCTGGAGAACTTCTCCATCGGTAATGTTCAGCATGCGGGCATCGGGTGGAACGAAAGTGATTACACAATTCCCGGGACTGCGGGGCACGACGTTCACGACTCGTTTGCGATTCGTTTGGTGCGCGCGCGGGATTCGTGGATTCGAAATGTCTCAACATTCCAGCCCCCCGGCAACACAGCCACATGCCACCTGCTTAGCAATGGGATCCTCATCAACGATTGCACACAGGTTACGCTCACGAACTGTCATTTGCAGCGATCGCAATACGGCGGAGGCGGCGGAAACGGCTACATGTTCCGACTCAGCAATTCGAGCGAGATTCTGCTCCAGGATTGTCGCGCCACGTTCACACGGCACGGATTTGTCCTGTCGCAAATGGCTGCAACTGGAAACGTATTCAACCGATGCATCGACAAGGATACCGGGCATCAGACCGGCCTCACAGGGTCACAGGCCACGTCGGGCCGCAACAGCGATCACCACATGCATTTCAGTCATGCCAACCTGATCGATGCCTGCACAGGTGATTCGAGCGTCTGGGAGGCGCGCTATCGCCCCTACGGCAGCGCTCCACTGCATAATCTCACGGCAGCACACAGCGTGTTCTGGAACACACGCGGCATCGGAAGTGGCGCAGCCCACGTCGTGCAGTCGGAACAGAGCCGTTACGGCTATGTGATTGGCACCCAAGGCTCACGCACCGGGGTCTCGCTCGGCACGTTCGGCGGCAGCAAATGTTTTCCAGTGGATCACGTGGAAGGCGCTGGAACAGGCGAAACTCTCGAGCCTTATTCCTTATATCAGGATCAGGTCGCCCGCCGATTGACCGGGCCCCGCGCGTCCCTTGGCGAACCGCGAATCCTCGGCTTTCCAACCAACAGCCTGATTCTGCCGCTAACGGTTTCGATGGGGGGAACCAACGTGAACGCTGCGGATTTGGATGTCCATTGGCGTGTGGTGGCCGCGGACGGAACTGTTTTATTCTCGAATGTGAATTCCCCCGCGCCGCAAGTTACGTTTTCCGCCCGAGGAACGAATGATCTCGAGGCCACTGTAAGCGCAAACGGATTCAGCAGTTCCGCGCGAATCCGTGTGATCCTGCTTCCGGCCGAAACCGAACGGTCGGCGTCGTATTCTCCGGAAGCCGACGCTTACGTGCGCGACGGCGCCTTTGCCGATGACAACTTCGGCTCAGAACCAACACTCCACCTCAAACAGCATTCCACACCGGGATTCAACCGGTGCAGCTTCCTGAACTTTCGAATTCCGCGTACGGAATATGACCGCGCTGTCCTGGAACTCGCGGCGCGGACAGCGCCGCCAACTGAAGGACTCAGACTTGCGCTGCATTCAGTGACCAATACATGGCTGGAGGATTCAATCACGTGGAACAACCAGCCTGTCATAGGCGATGTCCTCGCTGATTGGGCAGCTGCCGAGAACAGCCTGGAACGGATCGATGTGTCGGCATCTGCGCAGCCTGATCCCGAGGGCTTCCTGGCATTTCGCTTCGGACTTCTGATTTCCTCCGCGCCATCCGACACGGTTTATTCCTTTGCGTCAAGAGAGTCGGCTGACCTCCCAGGTCCCCGGCTCGAATTGATTTGGACCAATGCGGCATTCTCCTATCTCGATTGGACGAACCACCTGGAAGGCGCAGGCACTCCAGCAGAGAATCCCGATGCAGATGCGTGGACGAACGCGGCTGAGTATCTGTTTGGCCTCAATCCATTTGTACCTGATCCGCCTTCTGTTTTGGGCCTGGAGGCTACAGCGATGGGTCTCGTATTAACGTATCCACAACGGAGGCGCTGGCCGCCCGGGAGCTTTTACGTGATCGAAACAGCTTCCTCACTGCACGCTCCATGGTTGCCGGCCGAAGGTGTGCAATTCAACCTTCTCGAAGCTCTCGACGATACCGTCCGAGTTGCCGCGATCATACCTCGCGCGGACGAATCGCAGCGTTTCTATCGCTTCAGCGTAATTCTTCGATTCAACAACAACCAGCTGTGA
- a CDS encoding response regulator transcription factor — protein sequence MSRVAPRKTQKVRKRIVIVDDHPMMRQGLAQLINNEPDLIVAAEADNAAQALSQVGMQTPDLLIADISLPDKNGLELIKDLRAMHPAILILVVSMHDEALYAERVLRAGGRGYVMKQEGGKKLMEAIRQVLEGKIYVSEKMSAKILEIFSGRRDGGGGSGVGRLSDREFEVFQMIGEGKGTREIADHLHLSVKTVEVHRANIKEKLQLKTATDLVRYAVRWIEADGAT from the coding sequence ATGAGCAGAGTGGCTCCCAGGAAAACGCAAAAGGTTAGGAAGCGAATCGTCATCGTGGATGATCATCCCATGATGCGCCAGGGGCTCGCGCAGTTGATCAATAACGAACCCGACCTCATTGTGGCCGCCGAGGCTGACAACGCGGCCCAGGCGCTTAGCCAGGTGGGAATGCAGACCCCCGATCTGCTCATTGCCGACATTTCTCTTCCCGACAAAAACGGGCTCGAGCTCATCAAGGACCTTCGCGCGATGCATCCTGCGATCCTGATCCTGGTGGTGTCCATGCATGATGAAGCCCTTTATGCGGAGCGCGTCCTTCGTGCCGGCGGACGGGGCTACGTGATGAAGCAGGAAGGGGGGAAAAAACTCATGGAAGCCATCCGTCAGGTGCTGGAGGGCAAGATTTACGTCAGCGAAAAGATGTCGGCAAAAATCCTCGAGATCTTTTCCGGGCGTCGGGATGGAGGCGGCGGTTCGGGGGTGGGGCGGCTTTCTGATCGCGAGTTTGAAGTGTTCCAGATGATTGGCGAAGGAAAAGGAACGCGCGAAATTGCAGATCACTTGCATCTCAGTGTGAAGACCGTTGAAGTGCACCGCGCCAATATCAAGGAGAAGCTGCAGTTGAAGACTGCGACCGACCTCGTCCGTTACGCAGTCCGATGGATCGAAGCCGATGGGGCAACGTGA
- a CDS encoding histidine kinase codes for MIPGATTSARTKQPLFRSVISVLALAWFFLASSSTAPAETLTNAAQVLSLDAAAAAQKIPVRITGVVTAAEPTWNGKFFVQDETSGVFVGNRIVPAPQPGDVVEVTGVTHPGSYAPIVTSPKWKPRGNAPLPEARRVPIERVMAGAEDGQRVEIEGIVRSVIPGKTHLDVYLASGGYRLHVYPKASAALNSQPLIGARVRVRGTAAASFNATLRHMLSVVLFIPQESDFIVEEVEAVDPFDEDILPLKSVAQYRRNVAPGQRMHVKGVVTFQRPGEDLFIEDGTAGLHVRSRQPQNFEIGDVVEIAGFADFDHFLPVLEDAVFRLTGDPHAPAEPKSVTMAEIQAGLHHADLIRLTAKLLDRSTRHGRPRGNGRHWSRTVLMLQHEDQVFTAEAESPDSENPLMGIPLGSAVEVTGICFTENGEDKKLQSLQLLLPSPESFRIVEKPNWLTPQRMLIGVSLLLVVLIGAVGWSLMVSKRNAVLRQLVRDRESAQDALQQAHDLLEERVKERTAQLKFQITARKESELQYKAVLSERTRLAQELHDTLEQSLTGIALQLDTTAKLFEQKPQVANRHLELARDLLSQSQVDIRRSVWDLRSRALEEFDLSGALITSARQLTDGTSIHFEVCAKGRVRPLPETIEDNLLRIAQEAMTNIIKHAQASNAEIELDYGPRTVGMRIRDNGRGFLQEECAGPAEGHFGLLGIRERVKRLGGELNIESAPGAGTLLSVQVAVSPDVTVEDALIAPLAS; via the coding sequence ATGATCCCAGGTGCAACAACTTCCGCGCGAACGAAGCAGCCCCTTTTCCGTTCCGTCATTTCTGTACTCGCGCTCGCCTGGTTTTTCCTCGCCTCTTCATCCACAGCCCCTGCCGAAACCCTCACCAACGCCGCCCAGGTTCTGTCGCTCGACGCTGCCGCGGCGGCGCAGAAAATTCCAGTTCGGATCACGGGAGTCGTAACCGCCGCGGAGCCAACCTGGAATGGCAAATTCTTCGTGCAGGATGAAACCAGCGGCGTGTTTGTCGGCAATCGCATCGTTCCCGCGCCGCAGCCGGGTGACGTGGTGGAAGTCACCGGCGTGACCCATCCTGGCTCCTATGCGCCCATTGTAACGAGCCCGAAATGGAAGCCTCGCGGCAATGCGCCGCTGCCTGAGGCCCGCCGCGTTCCCATCGAACGCGTCATGGCTGGCGCTGAAGATGGTCAGCGCGTTGAAATCGAGGGGATCGTCCGATCTGTCATTCCTGGAAAAACCCACCTCGATGTTTATCTGGCGTCTGGGGGCTACCGTTTGCATGTCTATCCCAAGGCGTCGGCAGCACTCAATTCACAGCCCTTGATTGGCGCGAGAGTCCGGGTGCGCGGAACCGCCGCAGCCTCTTTCAATGCAACCCTGCGCCACATGCTTTCGGTCGTGCTCTTTATTCCGCAGGAGTCCGATTTCATCGTGGAGGAAGTCGAAGCTGTTGACCCGTTCGACGAAGATATCCTCCCGCTGAAGAGCGTCGCTCAGTATCGCCGAAACGTTGCTCCCGGCCAAAGGATGCACGTGAAGGGGGTCGTCACCTTCCAGCGGCCGGGCGAGGATCTCTTCATTGAGGATGGCACCGCGGGATTGCACGTCCGCAGCCGCCAACCGCAGAATTTTGAAATCGGGGATGTGGTTGAAATCGCGGGCTTCGCCGATTTTGATCACTTCCTGCCTGTCCTGGAGGATGCGGTTTTCCGGCTGACCGGCGATCCGCATGCGCCCGCCGAGCCGAAGTCGGTGACAATGGCGGAGATCCAGGCCGGCCTGCATCATGCCGATCTCATTCGGCTGACGGCAAAACTGCTGGATCGGAGCACACGCCATGGCAGGCCGCGCGGAAATGGACGGCATTGGTCGCGCACCGTCCTCATGCTGCAGCACGAGGATCAGGTGTTCACAGCCGAAGCGGAATCGCCAGACAGCGAAAATCCCCTGATGGGAATTCCACTGGGAAGCGCCGTCGAGGTCACGGGGATTTGCTTCACGGAAAATGGGGAAGACAAGAAGCTGCAATCGCTGCAACTGTTGCTTCCCAGTCCCGAGAGCTTCCGGATTGTTGAGAAGCCGAACTGGTTGACGCCTCAGCGAATGCTGATTGGGGTGAGTCTGCTCCTCGTTGTCTTGATCGGAGCCGTCGGATGGTCATTGATGGTATCGAAGCGCAACGCCGTGCTGAGGCAATTGGTTCGCGACAGGGAGTCGGCGCAGGACGCACTCCAGCAGGCTCACGACCTGTTGGAGGAGCGCGTAAAGGAACGCACCGCCCAATTGAAGTTCCAGATCACCGCGCGCAAGGAATCCGAACTGCAATATAAAGCCGTGCTGTCGGAGCGCACGCGGCTCGCGCAGGAATTGCATGACACCTTGGAACAATCCCTGACCGGAATCGCCCTGCAGCTCGATACCACAGCCAAATTGTTTGAACAAAAACCGCAGGTGGCAAACCGCCACCTCGAGCTCGCGAGGGATCTCCTCTCCCAAAGCCAGGTGGACATCCGCCGTTCAGTCTGGGATCTGAGATCGCGTGCGCTGGAAGAATTTGATCTTTCCGGCGCGCTGATTACGAGCGCGCGGCAATTGACTGATGGAACATCGATCCATTTTGAAGTGTGCGCCAAGGGACGCGTTCGGCCGCTCCCGGAAACGATCGAGGACAACCTGCTTCGAATTGCTCAGGAAGCCATGACCAACATCATCAAGCACGCCCAGGCGTCCAACGCCGAGATCGAACTCGATTACGGTCCGCGCACCGTGGGAATGCGGATTCGCGATAACGGGCGCGGTTTCCTGCAAGAAGAATGCGCGGGGCCGGCTGAAGGACATTTTGGACTTCTCGGCATTCGCGAACGCGTGAAGCGGCTCGGAGGGGAATTGAACATCGAAAGCGCACCCGGCGCTGGCACGCTGCTGTCCGTCCAAGTTGCCGTCAGCCCCGATGTGACAGTGGAGGACGCTCTCATCGCCCCGCTCGCCTCATGA
- a CDS encoding DUF1559 domain-containing protein: protein MRIATPPIIVIRSKFRHALWRAFTLIELLVVIAIIAILAAMLLPALATAKEKAKRTNCISNLKQIGLGIQMYADEHRNQLPRRLSSDPGTGSAVWDLTHNMADQLAASGAQRKIVYCPGGFTTVRDADFWWNYSNGSRVTSYQWLISRDGTQTYGTSFGPPPSNPALGARKGFLTRLGNVYTNFYTVAETELVTDVVVSEGAGTRKDKFVSVLTVNPTELPRGYNSSHMAGRMPAGGNILFMDQHVEWRQFRDMNSWCRWTQNRWSWF, encoded by the coding sequence ATGAGAATCGCGACCCCGCCGATTATCGTCATCCGATCCAAGTTCCGACACGCCTTGTGGCGGGCGTTCACCCTGATTGAACTCCTCGTCGTGATTGCAATCATCGCAATCCTCGCGGCAATGCTGTTGCCGGCGCTGGCGACAGCCAAGGAAAAGGCGAAGCGCACCAACTGCATCAGCAACCTGAAGCAGATCGGGCTGGGAATTCAGATGTACGCTGACGAGCATCGCAACCAATTGCCGCGAAGGTTATCCAGCGATCCGGGAACAGGTTCAGCTGTGTGGGACCTCACGCATAACATGGCCGATCAGTTGGCGGCTTCCGGGGCGCAGCGGAAAATTGTTTATTGTCCCGGCGGCTTCACGACGGTTCGCGATGCGGACTTCTGGTGGAACTATTCCAACGGTTCCCGCGTGACGAGTTACCAATGGCTGATCAGCCGCGACGGAACGCAAACTTATGGGACGTCGTTTGGCCCTCCCCCGTCGAATCCAGCGCTTGGCGCGCGCAAGGGGTTCCTGACGCGGCTTGGAAACGTCTACACCAATTTCTATACGGTTGCCGAAACCGAATTGGTGACGGATGTCGTCGTATCGGAAGGCGCGGGCACGCGAAAGGACAAGTTCGTGAGCGTCTTGACAGTCAATCCCACGGAACTGCCACGCGGCTACAACAGCAGCCACATGGCTGGACGAATGCCCGCGGGAGGCAACATCCTGTTCATGGACCAACACGTCGAATGGCGGCAATTCCGCGACATGAATTCCTGGTGCCGGTGGACCCAGAACCGGTGGAGTTGGTTCTGA
- a CDS encoding response regulator, giving the protein MQDATRQHLILIVDDDRGLLRLIQKALERGGFQTATAASGEEALAWLSSQRADLLVLDLKLQDMEGKELIQRLETLERSLPFVIITGQGDERVAVEMMKRGARDYLVKDVRFLDFVPEVVGNVVEQLETERRLAAAEERVNLVQSVVIQGFSAVLIASAELPDLQVLFVNPAFAKLTGYSPDEVVGRPLNRLKGLSAVHQRLIHGIPPDRSFDEEISAYDSAQGERWVERRISPVRDRSGRITHWLVILRDITERKRLEKEILEINDRVQRRIGQDLHDGLCQQLAGVELMCEVLEQKAAARSKSIATRLGEIAGYVRDAISHARLMARGLSPIVLESEGLMSGLQELASNTEKIFGVECRFECGVPVLVNDHAMATHIFRIAQEAVSNAIRHGKASRLCILLESHPGKLLMMVTDNGRGLPAAPAGNGMGLRIMQSRASMIGGNLTVENRSEGGVRVTCTIALASASTQHEQSGSQENAKG; this is encoded by the coding sequence ATGCAAGACGCGACGCGCCAGCATTTGATTCTCATCGTGGATGATGATCGGGGTCTGTTGCGCCTGATCCAAAAAGCGCTGGAGCGCGGAGGATTTCAGACCGCCACCGCTGCCTCGGGCGAAGAGGCTCTGGCCTGGCTGTCCAGCCAGCGGGCGGATCTGCTCGTGCTCGACCTCAAGCTTCAGGACATGGAGGGCAAGGAATTGATCCAACGCCTCGAAACCCTGGAGCGTTCCTTGCCGTTTGTCATCATCACGGGGCAGGGGGATGAGCGCGTGGCGGTGGAAATGATGAAACGGGGCGCGCGAGACTACCTCGTGAAGGATGTCCGGTTCCTCGATTTTGTTCCCGAGGTCGTGGGGAATGTGGTCGAGCAACTCGAGACCGAACGGCGGCTTGCAGCGGCCGAGGAACGGGTGAACCTCGTTCAAAGCGTAGTCATTCAAGGGTTCAGCGCCGTCCTCATCGCCAGCGCCGAACTTCCAGACCTGCAGGTGCTGTTCGTCAACCCCGCCTTCGCCAAATTGACCGGCTACAGCCCGGACGAGGTGGTCGGACGCCCGCTCAACCGTTTGAAAGGATTAAGCGCAGTTCACCAGCGCCTGATCCATGGGATCCCCCCCGACCGCAGTTTCGATGAGGAAATCTCGGCATACGACAGTGCTCAAGGCGAGCGCTGGGTTGAGCGGCGCATCAGTCCTGTCAGAGATCGATCGGGCCGGATCACGCACTGGCTTGTCATCCTTCGTGACATCACAGAACGCAAACGCCTCGAAAAGGAAATCCTGGAGATCAATGACCGTGTGCAGCGGCGCATCGGGCAGGATCTCCATGATGGCTTGTGCCAGCAGCTTGCAGGAGTCGAGTTGATGTGCGAGGTGCTGGAACAGAAAGCCGCTGCCAGGTCAAAAAGCATCGCCACCCGATTGGGCGAAATCGCGGGCTACGTGCGGGACGCCATCAGTCATGCGCGGCTTATGGCGAGAGGATTGTCGCCGATCGTGCTTGAGTCGGAAGGCCTGATGTCCGGCCTGCAGGAACTGGCGTCGAACACTGAAAAGATTTTTGGGGTGGAATGCCGTTTCGAGTGCGGCGTTCCTGTTCTTGTTAATGACCACGCGATGGCTACGCACATTTTCCGCATCGCGCAGGAGGCCGTATCGAACGCGATTCGGCACGGGAAGGCGTCGCGTTTGTGCATCCTGCTGGAGTCGCATCCCGGAAAACTTTTGATGATGGTCACCGATAATGGACGCGGGTTGCCAGCGGCGCCCGCGGGAAACGGCATGGGTCTTCGCATCATGCAGTCCCGGGCCTCTATGATTGGTGGGAATTTGACCGTGGAAAACAGATCCGAGGGCGGAGTGCGCGTGACATGCACGATTGCTCTCGCCAGCGCCTCAACGCAACATGAGCAGAGTGGCTCCCAGGAAAACGCAAAAGGTTAG
- a CDS encoding cellulase family glycosylhydrolase, with the protein MKLIISFRRHKLPSTSAPLFLAVVLLIQASLGDGIAAQLTFLRTHGHDIINERGETILLRGVGLGNWMLPEGYMWKFGRDGDRPRRIEKMVADMIGDEPSQHFWEAFRRNYITEADIRRIADLGFNSVRPALNARLFLTETGPPVRVEEGYRLLDDLVAWCRKHQLYVIIDMHGAPGGQTGQNIDDSLDDQPRLFMDTHYQDRLVDLWVSIANRYKNEPAVAGYDLLNEPLPERTGAAAKYKHLVEPLYQRITRAIREVDSRHMIILEGVDWANDWSIFTKPFDDNLVYQCHYYCWDTPAVVKNIDRYVRHRERLNAPVWVGETGERDGGIYWATTAYFEANNIGWSFWPWKKVDSANAPFSIRRPQHWSELVAYSQGGKRPSREVAQAALDELILNLRIENCDFFPGVVNSILRQTPARIEAENFGFGGAGVSYHVRDRSTKSAHYRPDQSVKVTAAKPEQRSSDVYVTLSETEWTSYSIHNRNKGTFDLIVRARAPFGAGVATLVRDGRSYPLRFESKDWTELNLGKAPFDSGLQSLKLEVKRGLLDFDWIDVR; encoded by the coding sequence GTGAAACTTATAATTTCCTTTCGGCGCCATAAACTGCCGTCCACAAGTGCTCCGCTCTTTTTAGCGGTCGTGCTGCTGATTCAGGCGTCCCTGGGGGACGGAATTGCGGCGCAACTCACATTTCTGCGGACGCACGGGCACGACATCATCAACGAACGGGGCGAGACGATTCTGCTTCGGGGCGTGGGTCTCGGGAACTGGATGCTGCCTGAAGGATATATGTGGAAATTTGGCAGGGACGGCGATCGGCCGCGACGCATCGAGAAAATGGTTGCTGACATGATCGGCGACGAGCCGTCCCAGCATTTCTGGGAGGCTTTTCGCCGCAACTACATCACGGAAGCCGACATCCGACGAATTGCCGATCTCGGATTTAATTCCGTCCGGCCCGCCTTGAATGCCCGATTGTTCCTCACTGAAACCGGCCCGCCAGTTCGCGTGGAAGAGGGTTATCGATTGCTCGACGACTTGGTTGCATGGTGCCGGAAACACCAATTGTATGTGATCATCGACATGCATGGTGCCCCGGGTGGCCAGACGGGACAGAATATCGACGACAGCCTGGATGATCAGCCGAGGCTGTTCATGGATACTCACTATCAGGATCGCCTGGTGGATCTGTGGGTTTCCATTGCGAACCGATACAAAAATGAACCTGCTGTCGCCGGTTATGACCTGCTGAACGAACCCTTACCCGAACGCACGGGCGCGGCTGCCAAATACAAACACCTGGTCGAGCCGTTGTATCAGCGGATCACGCGCGCCATTCGCGAGGTTGATTCGCGGCACATGATCATTCTCGAAGGCGTTGATTGGGCCAATGACTGGTCGATCTTCACGAAGCCCTTCGATGATAACCTCGTGTATCAATGTCATTATTACTGTTGGGACACGCCCGCGGTTGTGAAGAACATTGATCGGTATGTGCGACATCGCGAACGTCTGAACGCGCCCGTCTGGGTGGGGGAAACGGGCGAACGCGATGGCGGGATTTATTGGGCGACCACGGCGTATTTTGAAGCCAACAACATTGGCTGGTCGTTCTGGCCGTGGAAAAAAGTGGATTCAGCCAATGCGCCGTTCTCGATTCGCCGGCCGCAGCATTGGTCGGAGCTTGTCGCATATTCTCAGGGCGGGAAACGTCCTTCCCGTGAAGTTGCCCAAGCGGCACTGGACGAACTGATCTTGAACCTGCGAATTGAAAACTGTGATTTCTTTCCGGGCGTGGTGAACTCCATCCTGCGCCAGACCCCCGCGCGAATTGAAGCTGAGAACTTCGGATTCGGCGGCGCCGGCGTGTCTTACCATGTCCGCGATCGCTCGACAAAATCTGCCCACTATCGACCCGATCAATCGGTGAAAGTCACTGCGGCCAAACCCGAACAAAGGAGTTCCGATGTTTACGTCACTTTGTCAGAAACGGAATGGACTTCGTATTCGATTCACAACCGGAACAAAGGAACCTTCGACTTGATCGTGCGAGCCCGCGCTCCTTTCGGAGCGGGGGTAGCAACGCTTGTCCGGGATGGCCGCTCGTACCCGCTTCGATTTGAGTCGAAGGATTGGACAGAGCTCAACCTGGGCAAGGCACCGTTTGATAGTGGCTTGCAATCTCTGAAGTTGGAAGTGAAGCGGGGACTGCTCGATTTCGATTGGATTGATGTGCGGTGA
- a CDS encoding response regulator transcription factor — MNDKPGIKVLVADDHFVVRMGLIALVNTEPDMQVVGEAADGKQAIEMFNRLRPDLVLMDLRMPVKDGIAATREIREKFPDARVLMLTTFDGDTDIHRAIEAGARGYVLKNTTGDKLIPALRAVASGQKWIPREIATRLASRNLFEELTPREVQVLQQMAKGLANKEIGEVLRISEHTVKDHLKNILGKMRVADRTEAVTAALQRGIIQLG, encoded by the coding sequence ATGAACGATAAGCCCGGAATCAAGGTGCTGGTCGCTGACGACCACTTTGTTGTTCGCATGGGGCTGATCGCTCTTGTGAATACGGAACCGGATATGCAGGTGGTGGGCGAGGCTGCCGACGGAAAGCAGGCAATCGAAATGTTCAACCGGCTGCGGCCAGATCTCGTCCTGATGGACCTGCGGATGCCCGTGAAGGACGGCATTGCAGCCACACGTGAAATCCGCGAGAAGTTTCCTGACGCGCGTGTTCTAATGCTCACCACATTTGACGGAGACACCGACATTCATCGCGCGATCGAGGCTGGTGCGCGCGGTTACGTGTTGAAGAACACAACGGGCGACAAGCTGATTCCGGCGTTGCGGGCTGTGGCATCCGGGCAGAAATGGATTCCACGCGAGATTGCCACGCGCCTGGCTTCACGGAACCTCTTCGAGGAACTTACCCCGAGGGAAGTGCAGGTCCTCCAGCAAATGGCGAAAGGCCTGGCCAACAAGGAAATCGGCGAGGTGCTGCGGATCAGCGAACATACGGTCAAAGATCACCTGAAGAATATCCTCGGAAAAATGCGCGTTGCAGATCGCACCGAAGCGGTCACGGCCGCGTTGCAACGCGGGATCATCCAGCTTGGATAA
- a CDS encoding response regulator — protein MTLAREMMILIAEDDAGHARLIEKNLARAGLHNSFQRFDNGQALLDFLFHRGAGPHRLPEAPYLILLDIRMPQVDGVEVLRQVKGDPELRRIPVIMLTTTDDPREVERCHDIGCSSYIVKPVDYDKFAEAIKSLGLYISLVQVPEVGSGK, from the coding sequence ATGACGCTTGCTCGGGAAATGATGATCTTGATTGCTGAGGATGACGCGGGCCACGCCCGATTGATTGAAAAAAACCTGGCCCGGGCAGGATTGCACAACAGTTTTCAACGGTTCGACAACGGCCAGGCATTGCTCGATTTTCTTTTTCACCGCGGCGCTGGCCCCCACCGCCTTCCCGAGGCGCCGTACTTGATTCTCCTCGATATTCGCATGCCTCAGGTGGATGGCGTTGAGGTGCTGCGCCAGGTTAAAGGCGATCCGGAATTGCGCCGCATTCCGGTTATCATGCTGACCACCACGGACGACCCGCGGGAGGTGGAACGCTGCCATGACATCGGCTGCAGCAGCTATATCGTCAAACCCGTGGACTACGACAAATTTGCCGAGGCGATCAAAAGTCTTGGTCTTTACATCTCGCTCGTGCAGGTGCCGGAAGTGGGCAGCGGCAAATAA